One segment of Bradyrhizobium sp. CB2312 DNA contains the following:
- a CDS encoding SDR family oxidoreductase has protein sequence MDFDLPKNDLIEGQVPDTNLACPFQTDKARVHGGEQKVMLLTGASRGIGHATAKLFSEAGWRIISCARQPFDGQRCPWEAGNEDHVQIDLSNHRMLPRAITEVKERLAGAPLHALVNNAGVSPKTPAGDRMTSLTTSIETWMRVFHLNLVAPILLAQGLFDELRAASGSIVNVTSIAGSQVHPFAGSAYATSKAALASLTREMAHDYAPHGIRVNAIAPGEIRTDMLSPDTEARLVPSIPLRRVGTPDEVAKVIFFLCSDAASYVAGAEVPVNGGQHL, from the coding sequence GTGGATTTCGATCTGCCAAAGAACGATCTGATCGAAGGCCAGGTGCCCGACACAAATTTAGCTTGCCCTTTTCAGACCGATAAAGCCCGTGTTCATGGCGGAGAACAGAAAGTGATGTTGCTCACCGGAGCATCGCGCGGAATTGGTCACGCCACTGCCAAGCTGTTCTCTGAGGCGGGCTGGCGCATCATTTCTTGCGCGCGTCAGCCGTTCGACGGCCAGCGATGCCCCTGGGAGGCAGGGAACGAAGATCACGTGCAGATCGATCTCAGCAATCATCGAATGCTGCCGCGCGCGATCACTGAGGTCAAAGAGCGCTTGGCCGGTGCACCTTTGCACGCACTGGTGAACAATGCCGGCGTCTCGCCGAAAACGCCCGCTGGCGATCGGATGACGTCGTTGACGACGTCGATCGAGACCTGGATGAGGGTGTTCCATCTCAACCTGGTGGCCCCGATCCTGCTGGCGCAGGGGCTGTTTGACGAGCTAAGAGCCGCGTCAGGATCGATCGTGAATGTGACTTCGATTGCGGGCTCGCAGGTGCACCCGTTTGCGGGCAGTGCCTATGCGACGTCGAAAGCTGCGCTCGCGAGCCTGACACGCGAAATGGCCCACGATTATGCACCGCATGGAATTCGCGTGAATGCGATCGCGCCCGGCGAGATCAGGACGGACATGTTATCGCCCGACACAGAAGCGCGTCTCGTGCCAAGTATCCCGCTTCGCAGAGTGGGAACCCCGGACGAAGTGGCCAAGGTCATCTTCTTCCTGTGCTCGGATGCGGCGAGCTATGTCGCGGGGGCCGAGGTGCCGGTCAATGGTGGGCAGCATCTGTGA
- a CDS encoding electron transfer flavoprotein subunit beta/FixA family protein, producing the protein MHNVVCIKQVPDSAQIRVHPVTNTIMRQGVPTIINPYDLFALEAALELRDRFGGEITVLTMGPPSAEDSLRKALTYGADRAVLLTDRCFAGSDTLATTYALATAIRKIGKEYGPTNLIFTGKQTIDGDTAQVGPGIAKRLGVLQLTYVAKVRSLDLAAHTIEAERRAEGGVQVLHTRLPCLITMLEATNQIRRGAMADALRAARAKIVKWSANDAGIEDVSKCGLKGSPTVVKRVFAPSARAEKAALVEAGEQPAQALIDAIFKRQPKLEADLAALARAA; encoded by the coding sequence GTGCACAACGTCGTCTGCATCAAACAGGTTCCGGACTCGGCGCAGATCCGCGTGCACCCCGTGACCAATACAATCATGCGTCAGGGAGTGCCGACCATCATTAACCCATATGACCTCTTCGCCCTCGAGGCCGCGCTGGAGCTGCGCGATCGGTTCGGCGGCGAAATTACGGTGCTTACAATGGGACCACCATCGGCGGAAGACTCTTTGCGAAAGGCGCTGACTTACGGCGCCGATCGCGCCGTCCTGCTCACCGATCGCTGCTTTGCGGGCTCCGACACCCTGGCCACGACGTATGCACTTGCAACTGCCATCCGAAAAATTGGTAAGGAATATGGCCCGACAAACCTCATCTTCACGGGGAAGCAGACCATCGACGGCGATACGGCGCAGGTTGGGCCCGGCATCGCAAAGCGGCTGGGCGTATTGCAGCTAACCTACGTTGCGAAAGTCAGATCCTTAGATCTCGCCGCCCATACAATTGAAGCAGAACGACGCGCCGAAGGTGGTGTCCAGGTGCTGCACACGAGGCTGCCCTGTCTCATCACCATGCTGGAGGCAACGAATCAGATTCGGCGAGGCGCGATGGCGGATGCCTTGCGCGCCGCGCGCGCCAAAATCGTGAAATGGAGCGCAAACGATGCGGGTATCGAGGACGTCTCCAAATGCGGCCTCAAGGGATCGCCGACTGTCGTCAAGCGAGTGTTCGCTCCCTCTGCGCGGGCTGAGAAGGCCGCGCTGGTCGAGGCCGGCGAGCAACCGGCGCAGGCGTTGATAGACGCGATTTTCAAGCGTCAGCCGAAGCTCGAAGCCGATCTTGCTGCACTTGCCCGTGCCGCTTGA
- the nifA gene encoding nif-specific transcriptional activator NifA produces the protein MLDIPSSCERPAPQPEPERKLSSEPLRESALTGIFEISKILTAPCRLEVTLANVLDLLQSFVQMRHGIISLFDDDGMPDITVGAGWSEGSDERYRMRLPRKVIDQIIATDRPVVVENAAAEPVFSAADREVLGASDDTPVSFIGVPIRIEPKVVGTLTVDRIRDDRSSLGIEYDARLLAMIANLVGQTVKLHRLFACDRERLMAEKDRLQKQVLDLRQPPRERKKLHAHGIIGDSPALRGLLEKIAIVARSNSTILLRGESGTGKELVAKAIHESSSRARRPFVKLNCAALPETVLESELFGHEKGAFTGAFSSRKGRFELADKGTLFLDEIGEISAPFQAKLLRVLQEQEFERVGSNQTVKVDVRVIAATNKNLEEAVARSEFRADLYYRISVVPLLLPPLRERRSDIPLLAREFLRNFNNENGRTLTLEASGIDVLMNCGFPGNVRELENCIERTATLCAGSSIVRSDFACCHGQCLSAMLWKGTSDERLDQLAPTPSVPARSTIPLAEATQPVQSVGGELASLGPPGTVLVSGAKMADRERVIAAMERSGWVQAKAARLLGLTPRQIGYALRKYGIEIKRF, from the coding sequence ATGCTGGATATACCTTCCTCATGCGAACGACCCGCACCGCAACCGGAGCCGGAACGTAAGCTCTCGAGCGAGCCGTTGCGTGAGAGCGCGCTGACCGGCATCTTCGAGATATCGAAAATACTCACCGCTCCTTGTCGGCTCGAGGTCACGTTAGCCAACGTTCTTGATCTTCTGCAGTCGTTTGTGCAGATGCGCCACGGCATCATTTCACTGTTCGATGACGACGGCATGCCGGACATTACAGTGGGGGCGGGCTGGAGCGAAGGCAGCGACGAACGTTACCGGATGCGGCTGCCGCGGAAAGTAATCGACCAGATCATCGCGACGGACAGGCCTGTTGTCGTCGAGAACGCGGCCGCCGAGCCGGTATTCAGCGCTGCCGACCGGGAAGTGCTCGGCGCCTCTGATGATACGCCAGTTTCGTTCATCGGGGTTCCGATTCGCATTGAGCCGAAGGTCGTGGGTACGCTGACGGTTGATCGTATCCGGGACGATAGGTCGAGTCTCGGGATCGAGTACGATGCGCGACTGCTCGCCATGATCGCCAACCTGGTGGGACAAACAGTGAAGTTACATCGCTTGTTCGCCTGCGATCGCGAACGATTGATGGCGGAGAAAGACCGGCTACAAAAGCAAGTACTCGACCTCAGGCAACCCCCTCGGGAGCGCAAGAAGCTACACGCCCATGGAATCATTGGCGATAGTCCAGCCCTGCGCGGGCTGCTGGAGAAGATCGCTATTGTAGCCAGATCTAATAGCACGATTCTGCTGCGTGGCGAATCCGGTACGGGAAAGGAACTCGTAGCCAAGGCCATTCACGAATCATCGTCCCGCGCCAGGCGCCCGTTTGTTAAGCTGAATTGCGCGGCACTTCCTGAGACCGTCCTGGAATCAGAATTGTTTGGACATGAGAAAGGCGCGTTTACCGGTGCGTTCAGCTCGCGCAAGGGACGCTTCGAACTTGCTGACAAAGGAACGCTGTTTCTTGACGAGATTGGCGAGATCTCAGCTCCGTTCCAGGCGAAGTTGCTGCGCGTTCTCCAAGAGCAGGAGTTCGAGCGCGTCGGCAGCAACCAGACTGTTAAGGTCGATGTTCGAGTGATAGCTGCGACCAACAAGAACCTTGAAGAGGCTGTCGCAAGGAGCGAGTTCCGCGCGGACCTTTACTATCGCATAAGTGTAGTGCCCTTGCTGTTGCCGCCCTTGCGCGAAAGACGCAGTGATATTCCGCTTCTAGCCAGGGAGTTCCTCAGAAATTTCAATAACGAGAACGGTCGTACTCTGACCTTGGAGGCGAGCGGGATCGATGTACTGATGAACTGCGGCTTTCCGGGAAATGTCCGCGAACTCGAAAATTGCATCGAGCGGACAGCGACGCTGTGCGCCGGATCATCGATTGTGAGAAGTGACTTTGCATGCTGCCACGGCCAGTGTCTTTCTGCGATGCTGTGGAAAGGCACCTCCGACGAGAGACTGGACCAGCTCGCACCCACGCCGTCGGTGCCTGCAAGATCCACCATTCCGCTAGCTGAAGCGACCCAGCCGGTCCAGTCTGTCGGCGGCGAACTGGCCTCACTGGGGCCTCCCGGCACAGTTCTCGTTAGTGGCGCCAAGATGGCCGATCGCGAACGGGTCATTGCGGCCATGGAAAGATCTGGATGGGTGCAGGCAAAAGCAGCGCGCCTGCTCGGGCTAACGCCGCGTCAAATTGGCTACGCGCTGAGGAAATATGGAATAGAGATAAAGCGGTTCTGA
- a CDS encoding nodulation protein NodZ translates to MKFYRRSSPAPRFQTVTSDKMIRETSAMTSLVQPGAREEAMQSGSKNDRFVVSRRRTGFGDCLWSLAAAWRFAKQTGRTLAIDWRGSCYLDEPSTNAFPVFFEPVQGIAGVRVICDNEINHYSFPGPFFPAWWNKPSIDCIYRPDEQIFRERDELDQLFQSRKDSDAKTVVCDACLMWRCDQEAEREVFRSIKPRPEIQSRINAIYREHFESYSVIGIHVRHGNGEDIMGHAPYWADPERALRQVCNAIDKARELPHSKPVKAFLCTDSAIVLEKVSTIFPDVFTIPKQFQAPQAGPLHNATLGAEGGFSALIDMYLLARCDTVIRFPPTSAFTRYARLFAPRVIEFDLNDPSRLILIEESSQALVAS, encoded by the coding sequence ATGAAGTTCTACCGACGCAGCTCGCCGGCACCGCGGTTTCAGACCGTGACGTCGGACAAGATGATACGTGAGACGTCTGCAATGACGTCTCTTGTCCAACCAGGAGCCCGGGAAGAGGCAATGCAGAGCGGTTCGAAGAATGATAGGTTCGTAGTTTCCCGGCGACGCACGGGGTTCGGCGACTGCCTGTGGTCACTGGCGGCAGCTTGGCGTTTTGCAAAGCAGACAGGACGGACGCTAGCCATTGATTGGCGGGGATCTTGTTATCTCGATGAGCCATCCACGAACGCCTTTCCAGTCTTCTTCGAACCGGTTCAAGGCATTGCTGGCGTGCGGGTGATTTGCGACAACGAGATCAATCATTATTCATTTCCGGGACCATTCTTCCCGGCATGGTGGAACAAGCCATCCATCGATTGCATCTACCGTCCGGACGAACAGATTTTCCGAGAACGCGACGAACTCGATCAACTGTTCCAAAGTCGGAAAGATAGTGACGCTAAGACGGTTGTGTGTGACGCCTGCCTGATGTGGCGCTGCGATCAGGAGGCCGAACGAGAAGTCTTCCGGAGCATCAAGCCACGACCTGAAATTCAGTCTCGGATTAATGCGATCTACCGCGAGCACTTTGAATCGTACAGCGTAATCGGCATTCATGTCCGGCATGGCAACGGCGAGGACATTATGGGGCATGCTCCCTACTGGGCTGACCCTGAGCGCGCCTTGCGACAGGTCTGTAATGCCATTGATAAGGCTAGGGAGTTACCCCACTCAAAACCCGTGAAGGCTTTCCTGTGCACGGACAGCGCGATCGTCCTTGAGAAGGTTTCGACTATATTTCCTGATGTTTTCACGATTCCAAAACAGTTCCAGGCCCCTCAGGCCGGCCCATTGCACAACGCCACGCTCGGAGCCGAGGGCGGCTTTTCCGCCCTCATCGATATGTACCTCCTTGCGCGCTGCGACACTGTGATTCGTTTTCCCCCGACGAGCGCCTTTACGCGCTATGCGCGTCTCTTTGCCCCACGCGTTATAGAATTCGATTTGAACGATCCGAGCCGATTGATCCTGATTGAAGAATCCTCGCAAGCGCTCGTGGCTTCATGA
- a CDS encoding 2OG-Fe(II) oxygenase — MARAMNHKSRLLSEEALTKYRIELLVKGTVVIGPQILFTEDDLSKIDQLQAEISEEEVRQGDAGDSHNVFVKRVRVDPPGRAPSDVSGEAPRQIMELLERKDRSFAVRKILGATSDHVIRRCQMHRMPPGSFVGIHLDSASDPDFEYAVIVQLARDFEGGEFVVYPSGYEHQVFRPPFGAVLVTTCKLRHEVKPVLSGERRSLVYFCSKRSGANRRIVESSTAGT; from the coding sequence ATGGCGCGCGCAATGAATCATAAATCTCGTCTTCTTTCAGAAGAAGCTTTGACAAAATACCGCATAGAACTGCTGGTAAAGGGGACGGTCGTGATCGGCCCCCAGATATTGTTCACCGAAGATGACTTGTCCAAAATCGATCAGCTGCAGGCTGAGATTTCCGAAGAAGAAGTGAGGCAGGGAGATGCCGGCGACTCGCACAATGTTTTCGTCAAACGCGTGAGGGTAGACCCGCCCGGCCGCGCTCCTAGCGACGTGAGCGGTGAAGCTCCACGGCAGATCATGGAACTACTTGAAAGGAAAGACCGCAGCTTCGCGGTAAGAAAGATCTTGGGGGCCACGTCGGATCACGTGATTCGCAGATGCCAAATGCATCGGATGCCTCCTGGTTCGTTTGTTGGCATTCATCTGGATTCTGCGAGCGATCCGGATTTCGAGTACGCGGTCATCGTGCAGCTGGCGAGGGACTTCGAGGGCGGGGAGTTCGTGGTATATCCAAGCGGGTACGAACACCAGGTATTCCGACCGCCATTTGGCGCTGTGCTTGTCACCACATGTAAGCTCCGGCACGAGGTGAAGCCTGTGCTGTCCGGCGAGCGCCGATCGCTCGTCTACTTCTGTTCAAAACGCAGCGGCGCGAACCGCCGGATCGTCGAAAGTTCTACCGCTGGCACATGA
- a CDS encoding peptide ligase PGM1-related protein gives MPRILIMNAGTAQMSGSDLTRAQLSLAANSAYRSAWFAHEGDLIVSPVVIPADLLSFIGATLNFDASSLCLLVPQGGNQSPVLDDCTLLSKTVVERINRHIRQKSTWRLYPCYSTEGVARLAAMLGIPQTGDDFALQRGPDLLNRKSHFRQLATSVALPLPNGSVTTDSNELFRAVTSLRTETGSVIVKLDNGAGGVGNVILTGNESDPLPGARDTRRIPWPSFDPDALWSEMTTASCKTLVVESYHLAASLFYLEYEIEHDGSIVFMSSGNIRLRKSADRSDRALIWTGLELPSDLRNEQWLTAQAHAYRFVALARNLGYRGMINIDAIFADDGRLLFNEANGRWGGGSVLHTIAVRLLGFDYSGCNVLLSVRDVRSGSLQIAHDRLVKEGFLFDRTRKEGVIPLAADPEAGTVECLVIARDRAAARDLQYHLLRMV, from the coding sequence ATGCCGAGGATCCTGATCATGAATGCCGGTACGGCCCAAATGTCGGGCTCCGATCTGACACGAGCTCAACTTTCGCTGGCCGCCAATTCGGCATACCGTTCAGCGTGGTTTGCTCATGAGGGTGACCTGATAGTCTCCCCGGTAGTCATCCCCGCAGATCTGCTATCCTTCATTGGCGCGACGCTTAATTTCGACGCATCGAGTCTCTGTCTGCTTGTACCTCAAGGCGGCAACCAATCGCCGGTGCTTGATGATTGCACACTCCTGTCCAAGACTGTTGTTGAGCGAATCAACAGACATATTCGTCAGAAATCAACCTGGCGATTGTATCCCTGCTACTCTACTGAAGGCGTCGCACGCCTGGCGGCCATGCTGGGCATACCGCAGACAGGCGACGACTTCGCTCTGCAGCGGGGGCCTGATCTGTTGAACCGCAAGAGCCACTTCCGTCAATTGGCGACAAGCGTCGCACTTCCACTGCCGAATGGATCTGTCACGACAGACTCAAACGAGCTATTCAGAGCGGTCACTTCACTTAGAACCGAGACCGGCAGCGTCATTGTAAAGCTGGACAATGGAGCCGGCGGAGTCGGAAATGTCATCCTGACCGGCAATGAAAGCGATCCACTACCTGGGGCAAGAGATACCCGGCGAATTCCATGGCCCTCGTTTGATCCTGACGCGCTTTGGTCCGAGATGACAACGGCATCATGTAAGACGCTGGTCGTGGAGTCGTACCACCTGGCTGCGTCTTTGTTCTATCTCGAGTATGAAATCGAGCATGATGGTTCAATCGTTTTCATGAGCAGTGGAAACATACGTCTGCGTAAAAGCGCCGACCGATCCGATAGAGCTCTGATCTGGACAGGACTTGAGCTTCCAAGCGACCTGAGGAACGAGCAATGGTTGACTGCCCAGGCGCATGCCTACCGATTTGTGGCGCTTGCGCGAAACCTGGGATATCGCGGAATGATCAACATTGACGCCATTTTCGCGGATGACGGACGGCTGCTGTTTAACGAAGCGAACGGCCGTTGGGGTGGCGGCTCGGTGTTACACACCATTGCCGTCCGGCTGCTGGGCTTCGACTATTCCGGTTGCAACGTTCTTTTATCCGTAAGGGATGTTCGATCAGGATCCCTACAAATAGCGCATGATCGTTTGGTCAAGGAAGGCTTTCTGTTCGACCGCACACGCAAGGAGGGCGTGATCCCGCTTGCTGCCGACCCAGAGGCTGGCACCGTGGAGTGCCTTGTGATTGCGCGCGATAGGGCAGCGGCCCGCGATCTGCAGTACCACCTACTGCGAATGGTTTGA
- a CDS encoding carbamoyltransferase, which translates to MLCLGVSGGLDRIYESTPELPNTFLHDGAAVLVQDGRVIAAVEEERLNRVKHSNKFPSNSIRYCLSTAGVELGEIDRIAFYATEAYCNTMLERLSVSQPVPLDAKLLLRQLLAREFGAEIDPSRLSFVNHHEAHAVSAFAMSGFEQSLVFAVDGGGDFLSGLLAVGSGTEIAQLASFPEYNSLGLFYLETIRYLGYGLFDEYKVMGLAPYGDPAPYRELFAQFYELLENGGYRVHMDRIGPALVRNIEVRRKGMPFTQQHRDVSASLQEALERIVFHILRHHREATGITRLCLAGGVAHNCTLNGKLLYSGLFDDIFVQPAAHDAGCALGAALMLSNELGRPAPRERLPDVYWGPDLGNEQAVEQELNAWSGHLDIQRSEDIASSAADWMANGDVIGWVQGRSEFGPRALGNRSILADPRPAENKDRINAMVKKREGYRPFAPSVLEEDASEFFELPDGTRQLPFMNFVVRVRETKRTVLGAITHVDGTARLQTVSRKANPTYWDVINAFKRRTGIPVLLNTSFNNNAEPIVESVSDAITTFLTTDLDGLVVGPFLVRKRPASLQDWSALGVSLPPYASLHRVRSHTAPERQETVCEIRTGHSAHDSMRISHELFEILMRIEGEASLGWLLDATMQDQAKREDLVKELRLVWELRGVRLHPPRAACGCNKVQSET; encoded by the coding sequence ATGTTGTGCCTGGGAGTGAGTGGCGGACTTGACAGAATCTATGAAAGCACGCCGGAGCTGCCGAATACATTTCTTCACGATGGCGCTGCGGTTCTTGTCCAGGATGGCCGCGTGATCGCTGCTGTCGAAGAGGAGCGCCTCAACCGCGTGAAGCACTCTAACAAGTTCCCGAGCAATTCGATCCGATACTGCCTTTCTACCGCAGGAGTTGAGCTCGGCGAGATTGACCGTATCGCGTTCTACGCGACTGAAGCCTACTGCAACACCATGCTCGAGCGCCTTTCTGTTTCTCAGCCCGTTCCGTTGGACGCCAAACTGTTGCTGCGCCAGCTGCTAGCACGGGAGTTCGGCGCTGAGATCGATCCGTCGCGGCTTTCCTTCGTGAATCACCACGAAGCGCATGCCGTGAGCGCGTTTGCCATGTCCGGCTTCGAGCAAAGTCTCGTTTTTGCCGTCGACGGCGGTGGCGATTTTCTCTCCGGCTTATTGGCGGTGGGATCTGGCACCGAAATTGCGCAACTTGCAAGCTTCCCGGAATATAACTCCCTGGGGCTGTTCTATCTCGAGACGATCCGATATCTCGGCTACGGGTTGTTCGACGAGTACAAAGTGATGGGGCTTGCCCCGTATGGTGATCCCGCTCCCTATCGCGAGCTCTTCGCGCAGTTCTACGAATTGTTGGAGAACGGTGGCTATCGCGTTCACATGGACCGGATCGGTCCGGCCCTGGTCCGCAACATCGAGGTTCGGCGAAAAGGAATGCCATTCACCCAACAGCATCGAGATGTCAGCGCTTCGCTGCAGGAGGCGCTGGAGCGGATCGTGTTTCACATCCTACGGCACCATCGTGAAGCGACGGGCATTACACGCTTGTGCTTGGCTGGGGGAGTAGCCCATAATTGCACACTGAATGGTAAGCTGCTTTATTCCGGGCTATTTGACGACATCTTTGTTCAACCCGCGGCGCACGACGCCGGCTGCGCGCTCGGCGCTGCGTTGATGCTGTCAAACGAGCTGGGCAGGCCGGCGCCGCGGGAGCGACTGCCGGACGTTTATTGGGGGCCCGATCTCGGCAACGAGCAAGCCGTTGAGCAGGAGCTCAACGCATGGTCAGGCCACCTCGACATTCAACGAAGTGAAGACATAGCATCTAGTGCGGCAGACTGGATGGCGAATGGCGATGTAATCGGCTGGGTTCAGGGCCGCTCTGAGTTCGGCCCACGTGCGCTTGGTAACCGCAGCATTCTTGCGGACCCGCGGCCTGCGGAAAACAAGGACCGCATCAACGCGATGGTCAAGAAGCGCGAGGGCTATCGCCCCTTTGCGCCATCTGTACTGGAGGAGGATGCGAGCGAGTTCTTTGAGCTCCCGGACGGCACGCGGCAGCTCCCCTTCATGAACTTCGTGGTTCGTGTGCGTGAAACCAAGCGTACCGTGCTCGGTGCGATCACACACGTTGATGGGACCGCTCGGCTGCAGACAGTATCGCGCAAGGCAAACCCCACCTACTGGGATGTAATTAATGCGTTCAAGAGGCGAACGGGCATCCCAGTTCTTCTGAATACCTCATTTAACAACAATGCCGAGCCGATCGTGGAGTCCGTGTCAGATGCGATCACCACGTTCTTGACGACTGACCTGGACGGACTTGTTGTTGGGCCGTTCCTCGTCAGAAAGCGGCCAGCATCACTGCAGGATTGGAGTGCGCTGGGCGTTTCATTGCCGCCGTATGCATCCCTGCATCGTGTTCGCTCCCACACAGCGCCAGAACGTCAGGAAACGGTCTGCGAGATCCGCACAGGACATTCCGCCCACGATAGTATGCGTATCTCACATGAGCTTTTCGAGATCTTGATGCGGATCGAGGGCGAGGCGTCGCTCGGCTGGCTTCTCGACGCAACCATGCAGGACCAGGCCAAGCGTGAAGATCTCGTGAAGGAGCTGCGGCTCGTGTGGGAGCTGCGTGGCGTTCGGCTGCATCCGCCGCGCGCGGCTTGCGGCTGCAATAAAGTGCAAAGCGAAACATAG
- a CDS encoding GFA family protein: MTSQASRLTPDQSPQICCKYLTEQARALFGPHPFAAEMSKDQVARLLPDYLAMSQAFPHLQAGSQRELIFDAMNHNRDIARDIELTSVVGNFICWDETGGYGQILQGGKAALPDILVTENFHSNLLRRDASQLLGRAIRPNYSATTKRYLHSLYAGLSSNDPLVRCAYMVAFELHAADMIESLWTTLVKTFKARPDDLEYFRSHVGGEDPAEKYHGEMTGRLIGELIPADRNNHFLDEFDRAYRLSLQWCRDLRRIASLKGDDHSEVEHHGRCHCGSVKFYVKAPRELSAVRCNCSICEMSGFMHLLVPGNKLRIECGEEFLTTYQFNKNIARHTFCRVCGVKPFYRPRSNPAGFSVNIRCLDKGTIERITVSEFDGEHWDQAFRSMHQDLQSCVEDKTLE, encoded by the coding sequence ATGACATCTCAAGCGTCTCGATTGACACCCGATCAGTCTCCGCAGATATGCTGCAAGTATTTGACTGAGCAAGCACGAGCCCTGTTCGGCCCGCACCCGTTCGCTGCGGAGATGTCCAAGGACCAGGTCGCTCGCCTGCTGCCTGACTATCTGGCGATGTCACAGGCGTTCCCGCACCTGCAGGCGGGGTCGCAACGGGAACTCATTTTCGATGCAATGAATCACAATCGAGATATTGCGAGGGACATTGAACTGACCAGCGTGGTTGGAAATTTCATCTGTTGGGATGAGACGGGCGGTTATGGCCAAATTCTCCAGGGAGGCAAGGCGGCGCTACCCGACATTCTGGTGACTGAGAACTTCCACTCCAACCTGCTTAGAAGGGATGCGTCGCAACTACTCGGCAGAGCAATACGGCCCAACTACAGCGCCACGACCAAGCGGTACCTGCATTCTCTCTATGCCGGATTGTCATCGAACGATCCCTTAGTGCGTTGCGCCTACATGGTCGCTTTTGAGCTACATGCTGCGGACATGATCGAGTCGCTATGGACCACTCTGGTCAAAACCTTTAAGGCGCGGCCTGACGATCTTGAGTACTTCCGTAGCCACGTCGGCGGAGAAGATCCTGCGGAGAAGTACCACGGAGAAATGACAGGCCGGCTGATCGGCGAACTTATCCCGGCTGATAGGAATAACCACTTTTTGGATGAATTCGATCGAGCCTATCGGCTCAGCCTACAGTGGTGCCGCGATCTGCGCCGAATTGCCTCACTGAAGGGAGATGATCACTCGGAGGTCGAGCATCATGGCCGTTGTCATTGTGGTTCTGTCAAGTTCTACGTCAAAGCACCGCGAGAGCTCTCTGCAGTTCGATGCAACTGTTCAATCTGCGAAATGTCTGGATTTATGCACTTGCTCGTACCCGGCAATAAGCTTCGCATTGAGTGCGGCGAAGAATTCCTCACGACGTATCAGTTCAATAAGAACATCGCTCGGCACACGTTTTGCCGGGTTTGTGGCGTAAAGCCATTCTATAGGCCGCGCTCGAACCCCGCCGGGTTCAGCGTAAATATTCGATGCCTCGATAAAGGGACGATCGAACGCATAACAGTAAGCGAGTTCGATGGCGAGCATTGGGACCAAGCCTTCCGCTCGATGCACCAGGACCTTCAGTCCTGCGTCGAAGATAAAACCCTGGAGTGA